In Leishmania donovani BPK282A1 complete genome, chromosome 35, the following are encoded in one genomic region:
- a CDS encoding COP-coated vesicle membrane protein gp25L precursor, putative, with amino-acid sequence MARRGSTSLAAASTAALLVLVLSSTVNGFVFQLESGKSRCFLQEVASGTDLRIVYKADDTYGDFLDVVLTNANGNTLYRELGKSSGAFLERITNGGEHSLCFTSRQGAQSAKMTRSLLLVMQLGADAKDYDTMATKEKMRPMEVQMRMMEDTVQEVHNEFVYFRAREAEMRNTNEHMTAKVMWMSVGLIILFGIFWYLQMRHLKRYFKKKRMID; translated from the coding sequence ATGGCGCGTCGTGGCTCTACGTCTCTTGCAGCGGCCTCGacagccgcgctgctggtgctggtgcttAGTTCTACTGTGAATGGTTTTGTGTTTCAACTTGAGTCTGGCAAATCACGCTGCTTCTTACAGGAGGTGGCGAGTGGCACCGACTTGCGAATTGTGTACAAGGCGGATGACACCTATGGTGATTTTCTCGACGTTGTGCTCACCAACGCGAATGGCAATACACTCTACAGGGAGTTGGGCAAGAGTAGCGGCGCTTTCCTGGAGCGCATCACCAACGGTGGTGAGCACTCCCTGTGCTTTACCTCACGTCAAGGAGCGCAGAGCGCGAAAATGACGCGAAGCCTGTTGCTGGTGATGCAATTGGGCGCGGATGCGAAAGACTACGACACCATGGCGACGAAGGAGAAGATGCGTCCGATGGAGGTGCAGATGCGCATGATGGAGGATACGGTTCAGGAGGTTCACAACGAGTTCGTCTACTTCCGCGCCCGCGAGGCAGAGATGCGTAACACGAATGAGCACATGACGGCCAAGGTGATGTGGATGTCGGTCGGCCTCATCATCCTCTTTGGCATCTTTTGGTATCTGCAGATGCGTCACCTAAAGCGCTACTtcaagaagaagcgcatgaTCGATTAG